Proteins co-encoded in one Corynebacterium tuberculostearicum genomic window:
- a CDS encoding tryptophan-rich sensory protein, with the protein MTNDAKSPRLALVTGATGYVGSNLTTELLKRGWRVRTLSRSRDKALSMPWGDKIVAEGESAGAGQVEVFEGDATSSEDLHKALALADATFYLIHSMSETGDFRAEERSMAKRFARAAEEEGVGRIVFLGGLHPSGEDFSEHLGSRVEVGQIFLDSAVPTAALQAGVVLGKGSISFRMLRHLSERLPGAIGPGWIRHKITPISVRDVVFYLAGAAELPPEVNRTFDIGGPDTLEYAAMMQEYAKTEGLLPRLVFSAPVTTPGLAAKWISLVTPIKANLATPLIGSLLHNTVLKERDLESHIGTPPGGNQTFAVAVAAANEGTDTRRWQKTLGAVSAAVAACGVIGSALVKTDSPSYRRLSKPSWQPPAAVFPLVWTALYADIAVVISLVIADHLEADDAPAARSHAGALGLNLALNAGWCGVFFRSRRRGLAAAWAGALAGSSADLVRRAWKSAPERGAVLAPYAAWTGFATVLSAEIARRNRRR; encoded by the coding sequence ATGACTAATGATGCAAAATCGCCGCGCTTAGCGCTGGTGACTGGGGCTACCGGTTATGTGGGAAGCAACCTCACCACGGAGTTGCTTAAGCGCGGCTGGCGGGTGCGCACCCTCTCGCGCAGCCGGGATAAGGCGCTGAGTATGCCGTGGGGCGACAAGATAGTGGCGGAAGGTGAAAGCGCGGGAGCTGGCCAAGTGGAGGTCTTTGAGGGCGATGCCACCAGCAGCGAGGACTTGCATAAAGCACTCGCGCTTGCCGACGCCACCTTTTACCTCATCCACTCCATGTCCGAAACCGGTGACTTCCGCGCCGAGGAGCGCTCCATGGCTAAGCGCTTTGCCCGCGCGGCCGAGGAGGAGGGCGTGGGCCGCATCGTGTTTCTCGGCGGCCTGCATCCGTCTGGCGAGGATTTCTCCGAGCACTTGGGCTCCCGCGTCGAGGTAGGCCAGATCTTTTTGGACTCCGCCGTTCCCACTGCGGCCCTGCAAGCCGGCGTGGTCCTGGGCAAAGGCTCCATTTCCTTCCGGATGCTGCGCCACCTCTCCGAGCGCCTGCCGGGCGCCATCGGCCCTGGCTGGATCCGCCATAAAATCACCCCGATTTCCGTGCGCGACGTGGTCTTTTACCTAGCCGGCGCGGCCGAGCTTCCGCCCGAGGTCAATCGCACCTTCGACATCGGCGGGCCCGATACCCTTGAGTACGCCGCCATGATGCAGGAATACGCTAAAACCGAAGGCCTCCTGCCACGCCTAGTATTTTCTGCCCCTGTGACCACCCCGGGGCTTGCAGCCAAGTGGATTTCCCTGGTCACCCCCATCAAGGCTAACCTCGCGACCCCGCTTATCGGCAGCCTACTGCACAATACCGTGCTCAAAGAGCGCGACCTCGAATCTCATATCGGGACCCCGCCTGGCGGCAACCAGACCTTCGCTGTGGCCGTCGCGGCCGCCAATGAGGGCACCGATACCCGACGCTGGCAGAAGACCCTCGGTGCAGTAAGCGCCGCCGTTGCCGCCTGCGGTGTCATCGGCTCCGCCCTAGTCAAGACGGATAGCCCTAGCTACCGCAGGCTGTCCAAGCCCTCGTGGCAGCCACCGGCCGCCGTATTTCCACTGGTGTGGACCGCACTCTATGCCGATATTGCCGTGGTGATTTCCTTGGTCATCGCCGATCACCTCGAGGCTGATGATGCCCCAGCCGCCCGCTCCCACGCCGGCGCCCTAGGTCTCAACCTCGCGCTGAATGCCGGATGGTGTGGGGTATTCTTCCGCTCGCGCCGCCGCGGGCTCGCAGCCGCTTGGGCCGGTGCTTTGGCCGGCAGCTCCGCCGACCTCGTGCGCCGCGCCTGGAAATCCGCGCCAGAACGCGGCGCGGTTCTGGCGCCCTATGCCGCGTGGACCGGCTTCGCCACGGTTCTCAGTGCAGAGATCGCGCGGCGGAATCGGCGTCGCTGA
- a CDS encoding organic hydroperoxide resistance protein codes for MDAVYTTEALSTGAGRDGRSVVKDSDLDFTMTAPKEMGGSGEGANPEQLFAAGYAACYHSALKAVAKDKGVDVENSSVGARVNLGKNDEGFYLGVDLEVTIPGVEDAKAQELADAAHQMCPYSKATRGNIEVNVGVAQD; via the coding sequence ATGGACGCCGTTTACACCACCGAAGCACTCTCCACCGGAGCAGGCCGCGACGGCCGCTCTGTAGTCAAGGATTCCGATCTGGACTTCACCATGACCGCCCCGAAGGAGATGGGCGGCAGCGGTGAGGGCGCTAACCCGGAGCAGCTTTTCGCTGCCGGTTACGCCGCTTGCTACCACTCCGCGCTGAAGGCAGTGGCCAAGGACAAGGGTGTTGACGTGGAGAATTCCTCCGTCGGCGCCCGCGTTAACTTGGGCAAGAACGACGAGGGCTTCTACCTCGGCGTTGACCTTGAGGTCACTATCCCAGGCGTTGAGGACGCCAAGGCACAGGAGCTTGCCGACGCCGCCCACCAGATGTGCCCTTACTCCAAGGCCACCCGCGGCAACATTGAAGTCAACGTTGGTGTTGCACAGGACTAA
- a CDS encoding organic hydroperoxide resistance protein: MDAMYTTEALATGAGRNGHATVKDSDLDFTLAIPKEMGGSGGGANPEQLFAAGYAACFHSALQAVARNQKVELGDSAVGARVGIGKQGEGFQLAVDLEVSIPAQDKATAQQLAEAAHQVCPYSNATRGNIEVTVTVIED, encoded by the coding sequence ATGGACGCCATGTACACCACCGAGGCGCTAGCCACCGGAGCAGGCCGCAACGGCCACGCCACTGTCAAGGACTCTGACCTCGACTTCACCCTCGCCATCCCTAAGGAAATGGGCGGCAGCGGCGGAGGCGCCAACCCGGAGCAGCTTTTTGCCGCCGGCTACGCCGCCTGCTTCCACTCCGCGCTGCAGGCCGTGGCCCGCAACCAAAAGGTCGAGTTGGGTGACTCTGCGGTGGGGGCACGAGTGGGCATCGGAAAGCAGGGCGAAGGCTTCCAGCTTGCAGTGGACCTGGAGGTTTCCATCCCAGCTCAAGACAAGGCCACAGCCCAGCAGCTTGCCGAAGCCGCCCACCAGGTCTGCCCCTACTCCAATGCCACCCGGGGCAATATTGAGGTCACCGTGACCGTCATCGAAGATTAG
- a CDS encoding MarR family winged helix-turn-helix transcriptional regulator, which translates to MNDAPTDYLSLDSQLCFSIYRASRAVVRSYRPLLDELGLTYPQYLVMLVLWEADEPVPLKFIDSRLGLDSGTLTPLLKRLEKQGLVERRRDPADERRSLASLTADGDALRSRAECIPEAMAEAYEKLGLDLVEFKESLDILAATPIDVELPWPSEDDFVT; encoded by the coding sequence ATGAATGACGCGCCCACTGATTACCTTTCTCTCGATAGTCAGCTGTGCTTCTCGATTTACCGTGCGAGTAGGGCGGTAGTGCGTTCCTATCGGCCACTCCTCGATGAGCTGGGGCTGACCTACCCCCAGTACTTGGTCATGTTGGTGCTGTGGGAGGCCGACGAACCGGTGCCACTTAAATTTATTGATTCCCGCCTCGGTCTGGATAGCGGCACGCTCACTCCGCTGCTTAAGCGCCTAGAAAAGCAGGGGCTTGTGGAGCGGCGCCGTGATCCCGCCGACGAGCGCCGCAGCCTCGCTAGCCTCACCGCCGACGGCGACGCCCTGCGCTCCCGCGCCGAGTGCATCCCCGAAGCAATGGCCGAGGCCTATGAGAAGTTGGGGCTCGACCTCGTGGAATTTAAAGAGTCTCTCGATATCCTTGCCGCTACTCCCATCGATGTGGAGCTACCGTGGCCGTCTGAGGATGACTTTGTGACGTAG
- a CDS encoding PTS ascorbate transporter subunit IIC, translating to MDFLLAIANFLVNEILSVPAFLIGIITAVGLAAMGRGAGKTIGGAIKATLGFLLIGAGAGLVTDSLEPLGAMITGATGAQGVVPTNEAIVGIAQDEFGSQVAWIMILGFVVSLLLARFTPMSYVFLTGHHVLFMATLLTMVLAPAGYSSWIVIAFGAALLGILMVSLPAIAHPFTRRITGNDSVAIGHFGTAGYLAAGGVGKLVGGKGKKMSPSTEDLKLPEGLRFLRDSMVATALSMALMYVVLGVLFIARAGTEEAFTAFPDGATDVGNFLMQSVTQGLQFGVAVAVILFGVRTILGELVPAFQGIAAKVVPGAIPALDAPIVFPYAQNAVLIGFISSFIGGLIGLAILSAWLNPAFGIALILPGLVPHFFTGGAAGVYGNATGGRRGAALGAFVNGLIITFLPAFLLGVLGSFGSANTTFGDADFGWLGLLLGWSTNAGGALGLIFIALIALAILALGWVCQRKLVDAHWDPTPYRPSPTSNADAAATSGATGAAISSGTAKKYPKVLPPEGAPVPPARIDH from the coding sequence ATGGATTTTCTTCTTGCTATAGCAAATTTCCTAGTTAATGAGATTCTCTCCGTGCCGGCATTCCTCATCGGCATCATCACCGCGGTCGGCCTGGCCGCTATGGGACGCGGGGCCGGTAAAACCATTGGCGGCGCCATCAAGGCCACACTTGGCTTCTTGCTCATCGGCGCCGGCGCAGGCCTAGTCACCGATTCTTTGGAACCGCTCGGTGCCATGATTACAGGCGCTACCGGCGCTCAAGGCGTGGTTCCGACCAATGAGGCCATCGTGGGCATTGCCCAGGATGAGTTCGGCAGCCAAGTCGCGTGGATCATGATCTTAGGCTTTGTGGTTTCCCTGCTCCTCGCCCGCTTTACGCCCATGAGCTATGTATTCCTCACCGGTCACCACGTCCTTTTTATGGCCACACTTCTCACGATGGTGCTCGCCCCTGCCGGATACTCGTCCTGGATCGTCATCGCGTTTGGTGCGGCTCTACTCGGCATCCTTATGGTCTCCCTTCCAGCCATTGCGCACCCCTTTACCCGCCGCATTACTGGAAATGATTCCGTAGCCATTGGGCACTTCGGCACTGCGGGGTATTTGGCTGCGGGCGGCGTAGGCAAGCTGGTTGGCGGCAAGGGCAAGAAGATGTCCCCGTCCACCGAGGACCTAAAGCTCCCGGAAGGCCTCCGATTCCTGCGCGATTCTATGGTGGCAACCGCGCTCTCCATGGCACTGATGTACGTGGTCCTTGGCGTGCTCTTCATTGCCCGCGCCGGCACTGAAGAAGCCTTTACGGCTTTCCCGGATGGTGCCACCGATGTGGGCAATTTCTTGATGCAGTCGGTTACCCAAGGCCTCCAGTTCGGCGTGGCCGTGGCCGTCATTCTTTTTGGCGTGCGCACCATCTTGGGTGAGCTTGTTCCTGCTTTCCAAGGCATCGCCGCCAAGGTTGTACCCGGCGCGATCCCTGCACTGGATGCGCCCATCGTCTTCCCTTATGCCCAAAATGCTGTGTTGATCGGCTTCATTTCTTCCTTCATCGGTGGGCTTATCGGCCTTGCCATCCTTTCGGCGTGGTTGAATCCCGCCTTTGGCATCGCATTGATTCTGCCGGGGTTGGTGCCGCACTTTTTTACTGGTGGCGCGGCCGGCGTCTATGGCAACGCCACCGGTGGACGCCGCGGCGCGGCACTTGGTGCCTTTGTCAATGGCCTCATCATTACCTTCCTGCCGGCGTTCCTCCTCGGTGTTCTCGGCTCCTTCGGCTCTGCAAATACCACCTTCGGCGATGCCGACTTCGGCTGGCTCGGCCTGCTTCTGGGTTGGTCCACCAATGCCGGCGGTGCACTCGGGCTTATCTTCATTGCCCTCATCGCGCTGGCCATTTTGGCTTTGGGTTGGGTGTGCCAGCGCAAGCTTGTCGACGCCCACTGGGACCCCACCCCCTACCGTCCTTCCCCCACCAGCAACGCCGATGCCGCCGCAACCAGCGGTGCAACCGGCGCGGCTATTTCCTCCGGCACAGCCAAGAAGTACCCGAAGGTTCTGCCACCCGAAGGTGCGCCAGTTCCACCCGCCCGCATAGACCACTAA
- a CDS encoding PTS sugar transporter subunit IIA → MATLDSLLVPGAVELHGAAKDWRETIRLAGSLLEDAGTITAEYTEAMVRSVEETGPYIVVAPGFAFAHARPSEAVKETSLSWVRLDEPVEFGHDSNDPVDLVVAFAARNDSEHLQAMKQLAKLLATKRDELNRVDSEEELRAVLKAAASNKKRASSAAPTEPAARPAKQKSADSIASKGKILTVCGNGLGTSLFLKNTLEQVLDAWGWGPYLTVEATDTISAKGRASEADFLLTSGEIAATLGDVGVPVYVIQDFTSMSEIDGALRELYDI, encoded by the coding sequence ATGGCGACACTAGATTCCCTCCTGGTGCCCGGCGCGGTGGAGTTGCACGGCGCCGCCAAGGACTGGCGAGAAACTATCCGGCTTGCAGGATCGTTACTCGAAGATGCAGGCACGATCACCGCAGAATACACAGAAGCAATGGTGCGCTCTGTGGAAGAAACGGGACCTTATATCGTGGTGGCCCCAGGCTTTGCCTTTGCGCACGCGCGGCCTTCGGAGGCAGTGAAGGAAACCTCCCTGTCCTGGGTACGCCTAGATGAGCCAGTGGAATTCGGCCACGATTCCAATGATCCCGTAGACCTAGTCGTAGCTTTTGCCGCGCGCAATGACTCCGAGCATTTACAGGCCATGAAGCAGCTAGCAAAGTTGCTAGCTACAAAGCGAGATGAGCTCAATCGCGTGGACTCTGAAGAGGAGCTCCGTGCGGTTCTCAAAGCAGCGGCTTCGAATAAGAAGCGCGCGTCTTCCGCAGCACCGACCGAACCGGCAGCCCGCCCTGCGAAACAAAAATCCGCGGATTCTATCGCCTCCAAAGGCAAGATCCTCACGGTATGCGGCAACGGCCTGGGCACATCTTTGTTCCTTAAAAATACCCTGGAGCAAGTCCTGGATGCATGGGGCTGGGGGCCTTACCTCACGGTAGAGGCTACCGACACTATCTCAGCCAAGGGCCGGGCGAGCGAGGCGGATTTTCTGCTGACCTCGGGCGAGATTGCCGCAACGTTGGGTGATGTCGGGGTCCCCGTGTACGTCATCCAAGACTTCACCTCTATGTCTGAAATCGATGGGGCTCTGCGCGAGCTCTATGACATTTAA
- the cas3 gene encoding CRISPR-associated helicase Cas3' translates to MELPVATVEFCKRAEGWAQQRSPQACSLWAKSGDGVDFLNVPQHLVDTACAASLIFNSWVSQPVKDFLGSELQLKESELEALYLWLAGTHDVGKVLKSFQRLLLGRRALEHLVNAVSDAGLATELSVDEANFSKLPHSIASGEILSLWLEGQGVRRPKANAVAGVVNAHHGIVTGPNSSVRNLMEDYPAEWKAVHRELVEAMEELCGAEGGVGKLVASMPKMSGPAAQTLTGLVVMADWIASNEKAFTLRVQGSQLERTAAGAEFIDLTSPWAPRGARRADIDEFFRKSFNWPAEFQARRVQRAMVEAVQDLDEPALVVLEAETGVGKTEAALAAAEIMAARNGAQGVFFAAPTMATANGLLERTIEWAGNVAGNSVRSMYLAHSKNALSKPFAELKFNGINDLEESGDEVVASQWMSGSRLGILSNFVVGTVDQVLMMALQQRYSMLRHVGLAGKVVIFDEIHSFDVFTSDYLRSTIAWLGHYGASVILMSATLPPHKRRELVEAYSWGEMPEGEQGYPLITVATADEVHVTSVEPSPTNLVGDIQILNEEERPLSALLDQLLDEGGCVLVISNTIDRAQAAYSRLADIYGECVELHHAGFVAWERVEKEDSLRQELGPDSHRGAGRPWRKIVVATQVAEQSLDIDADVLITDIAPIDLLIQRIGRLHRHVRPETDRPRGLQEPKIFIRGVLQKDPVPEFESGAEAIYGRAILMSTLAALPEEFRRPDDTAKLVAEAYNPDFKPPAPWLEAWTEAEDERRHGEATAHLKSTDYRLPDPRHGLQFKALFERLVDDSERSAGEGGVAQVRDIEPSVEVIPIIATDYGYWPWGWNSEVLDGGEISYKLAFHLASSTVRLPGRMTRYGTDFDVVVSQLEESTPGEWADNYLLRGQLALFLNESNEATVGRFEIRYSSELGIEIMSDGRG, encoded by the coding sequence ATGGAATTGCCGGTAGCCACGGTTGAATTCTGTAAGCGCGCCGAGGGTTGGGCGCAGCAAAGGAGCCCGCAGGCGTGCAGCTTGTGGGCGAAATCGGGAGATGGCGTCGATTTCCTAAATGTTCCGCAACACTTGGTGGATACGGCGTGCGCTGCATCATTGATCTTTAATTCCTGGGTCTCGCAGCCGGTTAAAGATTTCCTGGGTAGTGAATTGCAACTCAAAGAAAGTGAGCTGGAAGCGCTGTACTTGTGGCTGGCTGGCACGCATGATGTGGGAAAAGTCTTAAAAAGTTTCCAGCGGCTACTTTTGGGTCGAAGAGCGTTGGAGCACCTTGTTAATGCGGTCAGTGATGCTGGGTTGGCTACGGAACTTAGCGTTGACGAGGCCAACTTTAGCAAGCTCCCCCACAGTATAGCCTCCGGAGAGATTCTGTCCTTGTGGCTAGAAGGGCAGGGGGTTCGACGGCCAAAAGCTAATGCGGTAGCCGGAGTGGTGAATGCACATCATGGCATTGTGACTGGTCCTAATTCTTCAGTTCGCAATCTCATGGAAGATTACCCGGCTGAGTGGAAAGCCGTTCACCGAGAGCTGGTGGAGGCAATGGAGGAGTTATGTGGGGCGGAAGGGGGCGTCGGCAAACTGGTGGCATCCATGCCTAAAATGTCTGGACCTGCGGCGCAAACGCTGACTGGTCTGGTGGTGATGGCTGATTGGATTGCCTCTAATGAAAAAGCTTTTACTCTCCGCGTACAGGGTAGCCAATTGGAGCGAACTGCTGCTGGAGCCGAATTCATAGACCTCACTTCGCCGTGGGCCCCTAGAGGTGCTCGGAGGGCGGATATTGATGAGTTTTTCCGTAAGTCATTCAATTGGCCTGCGGAATTTCAGGCGCGTCGGGTTCAGCGGGCGATGGTGGAAGCAGTTCAAGACTTGGATGAGCCTGCTTTGGTGGTCCTCGAAGCGGAGACAGGTGTGGGCAAGACTGAGGCGGCGCTCGCTGCCGCGGAGATTATGGCAGCCCGCAACGGCGCGCAAGGAGTATTCTTTGCGGCCCCGACGATGGCTACCGCTAATGGCTTGCTAGAACGGACAATCGAGTGGGCTGGAAATGTGGCAGGGAACTCGGTGCGGTCCATGTACCTCGCGCACTCGAAGAATGCTTTGTCCAAGCCGTTTGCGGAGTTGAAATTCAACGGTATTAATGACCTCGAAGAATCCGGTGATGAGGTAGTGGCCTCGCAATGGATGTCTGGGAGCCGATTGGGCATTCTCTCGAATTTCGTCGTGGGAACTGTGGACCAGGTGCTGATGATGGCGTTGCAGCAGAGGTATTCCATGCTGCGTCACGTGGGGCTAGCGGGCAAAGTGGTCATATTCGATGAAATTCATTCGTTCGATGTCTTTACCTCTGACTACCTGCGCAGCACCATTGCCTGGTTGGGGCATTATGGGGCCAGCGTCATCCTGATGTCCGCAACCCTACCGCCGCACAAGCGCAGGGAGCTGGTGGAGGCTTATTCATGGGGAGAAATGCCGGAAGGTGAGCAGGGCTATCCGCTCATTACCGTAGCCACGGCAGATGAGGTCCATGTTACCTCCGTGGAACCATCGCCTACCAACCTGGTGGGAGATATTCAGATACTCAATGAGGAAGAGCGTCCGCTTTCTGCATTGCTCGACCAGCTACTTGATGAGGGCGGCTGTGTCCTTGTTATTAGCAATACTATTGACCGCGCTCAAGCTGCATATTCGCGCCTGGCGGATATTTATGGCGAGTGTGTCGAGTTGCACCACGCGGGCTTTGTTGCCTGGGAAAGAGTGGAAAAGGAAGACTCTCTAAGACAAGAGCTTGGCCCTGATTCTCACCGTGGAGCTGGTCGTCCGTGGCGCAAAATTGTGGTAGCCACCCAGGTGGCCGAGCAGAGTCTCGATATTGATGCCGATGTTCTCATTACGGATATCGCGCCGATAGACTTGCTCATCCAACGCATCGGTAGGTTGCACCGTCATGTGCGCCCCGAAACTGATAGACCTCGGGGCCTCCAGGAGCCGAAGATTTTCATTCGCGGTGTGCTGCAAAAAGACCCAGTTCCGGAGTTCGAATCTGGTGCGGAAGCAATCTACGGTCGAGCGATCTTGATGTCCACTTTGGCTGCGTTGCCTGAGGAGTTTCGACGACCAGATGATACTGCCAAGCTCGTCGCAGAGGCTTATAACCCAGATTTTAAACCCCCAGCACCGTGGCTGGAAGCGTGGACCGAAGCAGAAGATGAGAGGCGACATGGGGAAGCTACGGCTCACTTGAAGTCCACAGATTACCGATTGCCTGATCCTCGGCATGGTCTGCAATTTAAAGCGCTCTTTGAGCGATTGGTCGATGATTCTGAGCGCAGTGCCGGGGAAGGGGGAGTGGCACAAGTACGTGATATTGAGCCGAGCGTGGAGGTCATCCCCATTATCGCTACCGATTATGGATATTGGCCTTGGGGTTGGAACAGTGAGGTTCTTGATGGCGGCGAAATTTCATACAAACTGGCCTTTCATTTGGCATCGAGCACAGTGCGCTTGCCTGGGCGGATGACCCGCTATGGAACAGACTTCGACGTGGTAGTAAGCCAGCTTGAGGAATCTACACCAGGTGAATGGGCAGACAACTATCTGCTGCGAGGGCAACTAGCTCTGTTTCTGAATGAAAGCAATGAAGCTACGGTTGGGCGCTTTGAAATTCGCTATTCCTCAGAGCTTGGAATCGAAATAATGAGCGACGGTAGGGGTTAG
- the casA gene encoding type I-E CRISPR-associated protein Cse1/CasA, which translates to MTEKPTFNLLDEPWILCIDSADTPAALSIRDIFSGRGDAQKVLGDSPTQDYAVIRVLLAIFWRAHALDIARAYSHNSRRVHFDWGEWFADQRETLLSGQRDEVVLDYLDAFADRFDLLSETQPFMQVATLHSKKGDTRPISYIVPEAAEDFFTMRTGDGRQSLSLAEAARWLIHLQAYDYSGIKTGAEGDPRVKGGKGYPIGTGWTGRTGGTLVLGTGGLLETLLLNTSQYVVTTKQDSNPIESDKPVWEREPDTAAQRPGSDDKLGAIPRGAADLATWQARRVRLVVEDGKATRVVVSNGDRIPDAGKNVLADPMTPYRYSPNQSKKGVTAYYARPYDSTQTMWRGLDSLIALEDDPGFDQKKDKAPLRPENLSNLAALDADRYLEKHVFDVALVSMEYGPQESSVASTFSSTIGLPVVVLRDDEAGRKVRNAVRTSAKQTYEAAISMGWFAGQLRVAAGDDYEFGVAVKDRFYAQLEPQFIEWMSTVAVDTTDESQKVWQKRARGVALAHARESLRGAGQKAVIGREIDTGEEGKGRIISAGSLYRQLLRRLDKDLPLTAPPADSRNNDSSLKEGKAHA; encoded by the coding sequence ATGACTGAAAAACCAACGTTTAACTTGCTCGATGAGCCGTGGATTTTGTGCATTGACAGTGCAGACACCCCGGCCGCATTAAGTATCCGGGACATATTTTCCGGCCGCGGCGACGCTCAAAAAGTCTTAGGCGATTCACCCACCCAGGACTATGCGGTAATCCGGGTACTGCTTGCGATCTTCTGGCGGGCCCATGCTCTGGATATTGCTCGTGCCTATTCGCACAATTCTCGGCGGGTCCATTTTGATTGGGGAGAATGGTTCGCTGATCAGCGAGAAACCCTGCTCAGTGGGCAACGCGATGAGGTTGTTCTGGATTATCTCGACGCCTTTGCTGATCGCTTTGATCTTCTCTCTGAAACTCAACCCTTTATGCAGGTAGCTACCCTGCATTCGAAGAAGGGGGACACTCGCCCCATCTCCTATATCGTTCCCGAGGCCGCGGAAGATTTCTTCACCATGCGCACCGGGGATGGCCGCCAAAGCTTGTCTTTAGCTGAGGCTGCTCGGTGGCTTATCCACCTGCAAGCCTATGACTATTCCGGTATCAAGACCGGCGCAGAGGGTGATCCACGCGTCAAAGGTGGTAAGGGCTATCCCATCGGTACCGGATGGACCGGCCGAACGGGCGGAACACTCGTTCTTGGGACGGGTGGATTATTAGAGACGTTGCTGCTTAACACTTCCCAGTATGTTGTCACCACAAAGCAGGATTCAAACCCCATCGAAAGCGATAAGCCGGTGTGGGAGCGTGAACCCGATACGGCAGCGCAGCGCCCTGGATCCGACGATAAGCTCGGTGCAATTCCCCGCGGTGCTGCTGACTTGGCAACCTGGCAAGCGCGGCGAGTGCGTCTCGTGGTCGAGGACGGAAAGGCTACTCGAGTAGTAGTTTCCAACGGGGACCGCATTCCGGATGCAGGAAAGAACGTGCTGGCCGATCCAATGACGCCGTATCGTTATAGTCCGAATCAGTCAAAGAAGGGCGTGACAGCGTACTACGCTCGCCCCTACGACTCGACGCAAACCATGTGGCGTGGTCTTGATTCCCTAATTGCGCTTGAGGATGACCCCGGCTTTGATCAAAAGAAGGATAAGGCTCCGCTACGCCCCGAAAACCTGAGTAACCTCGCGGCTCTAGATGCCGATAGATACTTGGAAAAGCATGTCTTCGATGTCGCTCTAGTCTCCATGGAGTACGGGCCACAAGAGTCTTCAGTGGCCAGCACGTTTAGCTCCACTATCGGTCTGCCTGTTGTGGTGCTTCGTGACGATGAAGCAGGCCGCAAGGTGAGAAATGCTGTACGCACCTCCGCTAAGCAGACCTATGAGGCAGCGATCAGCATGGGCTGGTTCGCTGGCCAATTGCGGGTAGCCGCGGGCGATGACTATGAGTTTGGAGTAGCAGTCAAAGATCGCTTCTATGCTCAGCTAGAACCGCAGTTTATCGAGTGGATGTCTACCGTTGCGGTGGATACTACCGATGAATCTCAAAAAGTATGGCAAAAGCGTGCCAGGGGCGTAGCTTTGGCGCACGCTCGAGAATCGCTCCGTGGAGCTGGTCAAAAGGCGGTCATTGGTAGGGAAATTGATACCGGAGAAGAAGGAAAGGGCCGAATCATTTCTGCGGGCTCTTTGTATCGGCAACTTCTTCGCCGCCTCGATAAAGACTTGCCTCTTACCGCACCACCGGCTGATAGCCGGAATAACGATTCATCTCTGAAGGAGGGCAAGGCCCATGCATGA
- the casB gene encoding type I-E CRISPR-associated protein Cse2/CasB, whose amino-acid sequence MHENQDTSNTGSQRSGGPRLRDSVTRTADTLQRDLLHSPNHAKQAHARAVLATLRKYSAVKLEHHPLALEEVLFLLEPPLRAWELEEGGDPSAAELAAFHALTMFGVHMQSATTDAHIAGQSFAKACGRLYAQSQSQSTKPRFDAMMVAQDEASRIIHIRSLVMLLRRAKLGFDYGQFANDLRVLGDQTVTQKEQARRQGVLLRWGRDFATGVYVSSHNESES is encoded by the coding sequence ATGCATGAGAATCAAGACACCTCTAATACAGGCTCGCAACGTAGCGGCGGCCCTAGGCTTCGTGACTCGGTGACTCGGACTGCAGATACGCTACAACGAGATCTTCTTCATTCGCCGAACCACGCTAAACAGGCGCACGCCCGAGCTGTGCTAGCGACATTGCGTAAGTACTCAGCAGTAAAACTGGAGCACCACCCCCTTGCCTTGGAGGAAGTTCTGTTTCTACTGGAACCACCCTTGCGCGCGTGGGAGTTGGAAGAGGGAGGAGATCCATCCGCCGCAGAATTAGCAGCATTTCATGCCCTCACGATGTTTGGCGTGCATATGCAAAGCGCAACCACTGATGCCCACATCGCTGGGCAAAGTTTTGCTAAAGCGTGCGGGCGTTTGTATGCCCAAAGCCAATCCCAGTCCACCAAGCCCCGTTTCGACGCGATGATGGTGGCACAAGATGAGGCCTCCCGGATAATTCACATTCGCTCTCTGGTCATGCTGCTGCGACGCGCCAAGCTGGGGTTTGACTATGGACAATTTGCCAATGACCTTCGCGTCTTAGGCGACCAGACAGTAACCCAGAAAGAACAGGCTCGCCGCCAAGGCGTCCTCCTGCGGTGGGGTCGCGATTTCGCCACTGGCGTTTACGTCTCCTCCCACAACGAGTCAGAATCCTAA